A genomic stretch from Dissulfurispira thermophila includes:
- the bamA gene encoding outer membrane protein assembly factor BamA, which yields METLSSDLDLNRQAKGNRQKAIGFSLMVFSFCLLALVIEPLVSIVRPFASTLEPSALSLQPVEKIEVSGLHSISEDELLYLLGIKKGKVIDETDIREGIKRAFLKGIFEDIILESLDDNRTKIKITVREKNIIDSIKIVGNNHFSSRFIKKQLGIEDGERFNLLNLKEAVESLKNSLKKRGFVNSKITTEIVHKKDNKIIIIVNIIEGEPEVIKKIIISEPEDIVKSYLRLSEGDILDHTEIERLTKKVKQYYKEQGYIGTSLTYSYSNGILDIRLDTGKKLIISFNGNTAMQSKILLKEMPFFEANIFSDDIVEETTARIISLYHQQGYPFAQVAPVISLSDGTISLEFFIFEGQKHIVDSIKFEGIEGKLTLPQESLKNILTLQIGGYYNPDALGSDAETLIEFYHALGYLYVEVQEPDIKIEDNKVEIKFYIKEGPQVRLSGISIKNNKSIKEEDILREVQLKVSEPYNEVDISNARRKILEIYNKQGFLDTTVTVEREISGSDANIIFTVNEGKVTFFGKAVVIGNKQTRYPVINRELMHTEGSPLNYNLVLQERHKLYRLGLFTDVETKLSDMLGDKRDVLYRLKEADAGAIEFGFGYGEYEKLRGFFDINYKNLWGMNKQASFRIEMSTLERRFMLSYYEPWFMEKKDLSFKALLVHEDRKEKGLDTKDIRYRIKRDTASAGIEKKLSETLKTEIYYDFSVVKTRDIKPDIVLSKEDTGTLVISAIRPGLIYDTRDNPFEPKKGLLAGLSFKVASGMLFSETDFTKMLLYINKYQSLSKRIVLALSIRGGIAKGFGTTRDLPIVERFFLGGRTTVRGYEQDTLGPKGTDGTPIGGNAFAMGNVEFRTDVGKGFGIVAFLDGGNVWKKAEDIDVSTLKYTTGLGLRYNTPVGPFRLDYGHKLNREKGESKGEIHFSIGHAF from the coding sequence GTGGAGACATTAAGTTCAGATTTGGATTTAAATAGGCAGGCAAAAGGCAATAGGCAAAAGGCAATAGGTTTTAGTTTAATGGTATTTTCATTTTGTCTTTTAGCCCTGGTCATTGAGCCTTTGGTCTCTATCGTTAGGCCTTTTGCCTCTACTCTTGAGCCTTCAGCCTTAAGCCTTCAGCCTGTAGAAAAAATTGAGGTTTCAGGCCTTCACTCCATCTCTGAAGATGAGCTTTTATACTTACTGGGTATTAAGAAAGGAAAAGTCATAGATGAAACTGACATTAGAGAGGGGATAAAGAGGGCATTTTTAAAAGGTATTTTTGAAGATATTATATTAGAAAGTCTTGATGATAATAGAACAAAAATAAAAATAACAGTAAGAGAGAAAAATATAATAGACTCCATAAAGATTGTAGGCAATAATCATTTTTCAAGCAGATTTATAAAAAAACAACTTGGTATAGAAGATGGAGAGAGATTTAATCTCTTAAATTTGAAAGAGGCAGTTGAGTCTCTGAAAAATAGTCTAAAAAAAAGGGGCTTTGTTAATTCAAAAATCACCACAGAAATTGTCCATAAAAAAGATAATAAAATTATTATTATTGTCAATATCATAGAAGGAGAGCCAGAGGTCATAAAAAAAATCATAATATCAGAACCGGAAGATATTGTTAAATCATATCTGAGACTTTCTGAAGGAGATATTCTTGATCACACAGAGATAGAGCGTCTGACAAAAAAAGTAAAACAATACTATAAAGAGCAAGGATATATCGGGACATCACTTACTTATTCGTATAGCAATGGAATATTAGATATAAGGCTTGACACAGGTAAGAAGCTTATCATTTCATTTAATGGCAATACAGCAATGCAATCAAAGATATTACTAAAAGAAATGCCCTTTTTTGAGGCAAACATATTCAGCGATGACATTGTAGAGGAGACAACAGCAAGAATAATATCGCTTTATCATCAACAAGGTTATCCTTTTGCTCAGGTTGCGCCCGTAATATCTCTCTCCGATGGTACCATTTCACTCGAATTTTTTATATTCGAAGGCCAGAAGCACATTGTTGATTCAATAAAATTTGAGGGTATAGAAGGTAAGCTCACACTCCCACAGGAAAGCTTGAAAAATATCCTGACATTACAGATAGGTGGTTATTATAATCCTGATGCACTTGGATCTGATGCAGAAACTCTCATAGAGTTTTACCATGCACTTGGCTATCTGTATGTAGAAGTTCAGGAGCCGGATATAAAAATTGAAGATAATAAAGTAGAAATAAAATTCTATATAAAAGAAGGACCTCAGGTAAGATTATCTGGCATCTCTATAAAAAATAACAAATCTATTAAAGAAGAAGATATTTTAAGAGAGGTGCAATTAAAAGTATCAGAGCCATACAATGAGGTTGATATATCAAATGCAAGGAGGAAAATACTCGAAATATATAATAAACAAGGTTTTCTGGATACCACAGTTACAGTAGAAAGAGAAATATCAGGTTCAGATGCAAATATAATATTTACAGTTAATGAGGGGAAAGTTACATTTTTTGGAAAAGCCGTTGTTATAGGTAATAAACAGACAAGATACCCTGTTATAAATAGAGAATTGATGCATACAGAAGGCAGTCCGCTTAATTATAATCTTGTACTTCAGGAAAGACATAAACTTTATAGGCTTGGTCTATTTACAGATGTTGAAACTAAACTCTCTGATATGCTCGGTGACAAACGTGATGTGCTTTATAGGTTAAAGGAGGCAGATGCTGGTGCAATAGAGTTCGGTTTTGGTTATGGAGAATATGAAAAACTTAGGGGATTTTTTGATATAAACTACAAAAATCTCTGGGGTATGAATAAACAAGCTTCATTTAGGATAGAAATGAGCACTCTGGAGAGACGATTTATGCTCTCTTATTATGAACCATGGTTTATGGAAAAAAAAGATCTATCATTTAAGGCTTTACTTGTTCATGAAGATAGAAAAGAAAAAGGACTCGATACAAAAGATATACGTTATAGAATAAAAAGAGATACTGCAAGTGCTGGCATAGAGAAAAAACTGAGTGAAACTTTAAAAACAGAGATTTATTATGACTTCTCTGTTGTAAAGACCCGTGATATAAAGCCTGATATAGTGTTAAGTAAGGAAGACACAGGAACACTTGTAATAAGCGCAATACGCCCCGGACTTATATATGACACAAGGGACAATCCTTTTGAACCTAAAAAAGGGCTTCTTGCAGGTTTATCCTTTAAAGTAGCATCAGGTATGCTTTTTTCAGAGACAGATTTTACCAAAATGTTGTTGTATATAAACAAATATCAGAGTCTGAGCAAAAGGATAGTCCTTGCTTTATCAATAAGAGGAGGAATTGCAAAGGGTTTTGGCACAACAAGAGATCTCCCAATTGTCGAGAGATTTTTTCTTGGAGGTAGAACGACTGTCAGGGGATATGAACAGGACACGCTCGGACCAAAAGGGACAGATGGAACCCCGATAGGAGGGAATGCATTTGCAATGGGAAATGTCGAATTTAGAACAGATGTTGGAAAGGGGTTTGGTATAGTTGCTTTTCTTGACGGAGGAAATGTATGGAAAAAAGCAGAGGATATAGATGTCAGCACTTTGAAATATACTACAGGACTTGGTTTAAGATATAACACACCTGTTGGTCCTTTCAGATTAGACTATGGTCATAAGCTAAACAGAGAAAAAGGAGAAAGCAAGGGTGAGATACATTTCAGCATCGGCCATGCATTTTAA